A DNA window from Camelina sativa cultivar DH55 chromosome 17, Cs, whole genome shotgun sequence contains the following coding sequences:
- the LOC104760002 gene encoding uncharacterized protein LOC104760002, producing the protein MQHSLDQILLRLPLLGVDRDSPGPSHTAQSFFREDLSQVSPIASEPRRSNFGPDYREKLLKNVDMPVFDGANIHGWLSLMERYFRIGGFSDLEKLDMVSVHLAGDALGWFNWEINRVLFDDWFHFKRRLLLRFGNLRVKGPSQSLFCIKQDGSVVDYVRKFEDLSAQVSGLDDTKVEGIFLDGLRPEMQELVYMMKPQDLPELIAVALSMESSALRKVMQKELPTVVETQKQLVPAARVSVPTPLLGWKNKSSFSETTKPVEKLTLEKGASQASMRPQRHRSSAELDDMRRRGICFKCQGKWFKGHECPLKELQILTVLNDFVVEVLQEYRTEEDSEGEVVESPVGECMELSFSFFMGISSPRTTKMQGQVCRDAALIMLDSGATHNFITPALASKLKLNATPNAHLDILLGTGVTVKGAGVCRDVSFTVQGITFTTDFIILDLGQVDVILGVYWLRTLGDCRMNWETHEMSFLYQGREVRLVGDASTQLSCFAVKPVPFSELDDCGFSLLEHNGDVQALLEWPREVESVLHQFDHVFATPSGLPPIRGHEHAISLLPGVGAVSVRPYRYPHAQKEVMEKMVKEMLAGGIIQPSKSPYSSPVLLVKKNYSSWWFCVDYRALNRATVMDKFPIPVIDQLLDELNGAQVFSKLDLCAGYHQIRMKAEDVNKTAFCTHDGHYEFLVMPFGLTNAPATFQALMNSIFRPYLRKFILVFVDDILVYSANMQENLEHLVVVMKLFAEHRLFANKKKCLFAQRQIDYLGHIINSEGVSTDPAKTATMSQWPVPKTVKELCGFLGLTGYYRRFVRGYGSLARPLTELLRRINFFGVRRLRPLLKG; encoded by the coding sequence ATGCAACATTCGTTGGACCAGATCTTGCTTCGTCTGCCTCTGTTGGGCGTCGATCGTGATTCCCCGGGTCCGAGTCACACCGCACAGTCGTTCTTTCGCGAGGATCTGTCTCAGGTATCGCCTATTGCTTCGGAACCTCGCCGTAGTAATTTTGGTCCTGATTATCGCGAGAAATTGCTTAAAAATGTGGATATGCCTGTGTTTGATGGTGCGAATATTCACGGTTGGTTGTCGTTGATGGAACGTTATTTTCGCATCGGTGGATTCTCCGATTTGGAGAAGTTGGATATGGTTTCTGTGCATTTAGCTGGAGATGCGTTAGGGTGGTTCAATTGGGAGATCAATCGCGTTCTGTTTGATGATTGGTTTCACTTTAAGAGGCGTCTTCTTCTCCGTTTTGGTAACCTGCGAGTGAAAGGACCGAGTCAGAGCTTATTCTGTATCAAACAAGATGGTTCGGTGGTTGATTATGTACGGAAGTTTGAAGATCTCTCAGCTCAGGTTTCTGGTTTAGATGATACGAAGGTTGAAGGTATCTTTCTTGATGGTTTACGACCAGAGATGCAAGAGTTAGTTTATATGATGAAACCGCAGGATTTACCGGAGTTGATTGCGGTGGCTTTGTCGATGGAGTCTAGTGCGTTGAGGAAGGTGATGCAAAAGGAGTTACCTACGGTGGTGGAAACTCAAAAGCAGTTGGTTCCAGCAGCTAGAGTCTCTGTGCCTACGCCATTGCTGGGTTGGAAAAACAAATCCTCTTTTTCAGAGACTACTAAACCTGTCGAGAAACTGACCTTGGAGAAAGGGGCTTCCCAGGCTTCTATGCGTCCTCAGAGACATCGCTCTAGTGCAGAACTGGATGATATGCGGAGGCGTGGTATCTGTTTCAAATGTCAGGGTAAATGGTTTAAAGGACATGAGTGTCCTCTCAAGGAGTTGCAGATCCTGACGGTCTTGAATGATTTTGTGGTGGAAGTGTTGCAGGAATACCGTACAGAGGAGGATAGTGAGGGTGAAGTGGTAGAATCACCAGTGGGCGAATGTATGGAGTTATCTTTCAGTTTTTTCATGGGGATTTCATCTCCTCGTACCACTAAAATGCAGGGTCAAGTGTGTCGTGATGCAGCTCTGATTATGCTGGATAGTGGTGCTACGCACAACTTTATTACTCCTGCCTTGGCGTCCAAACTCAAACTGAATGCCACTCCCAATGCTCATTTGGACATTCTGTTGGGTACAGGGGTTACAGTCAAGGGTGCGGGTGTGTGTCGTGATGTCAGTTTCACGGTGCAGGGTATCACCTTTACTACAGACTTTATCATTCTTGATTTGGGACAGGTGGATGTGATTCTTGGTGTGTACTGGCTGCGGACATTAGGTGATTGTCGTATGAATTGGGAGACTCATGAGATGTCTTTCTTGTACCAAGGACGTGAAGTGCGTTTGGTAGGAGATGCGAGTACACAGTTGTCTTGTTTTGCGGTGAAACCAGTCCCGTTTAGCGAACTTGATGATTGTGGTTTCTCGTTGTTGGAGCATAATGGGGATGTTCAAGCTTTATTGGAATGGCCTAGAGAAGTAGAATCAGTCTTACATCAGTTTGATCACGTATTTGCTACTCCCTCGGGTCTTCCTCCTATACGGGGTCATGAACATGCCATTTCTTTGTTACCAGGGGTGGGAGCAGTAAGTGTACGCCCGTATAGATATCCTCATGCTCAGAAGGAGGTTATGGAGAAAATGGTGAAGGAAATGCTAGCTGGAGGAATCATTCAACCGAGTAAAAGTCCGTACTCTAGTCCTGTTTTGttggtcaaaaaaaattattcaagcTGGTGGTTCTGTGTCGATTACAGGGCGTTGAACAGAGCCACGGTAATGGATAAGTTTCCTATTCCAGTTATAGATCAGCTGTTAGATGAGTTGAACGGCGCTCAAGTGTTTTCCAAACTCGATCTGTGTGCGGGTTACCATCAGATTCGTATGAAAGCAGAGGATGTCAACAAGACGGCTTTCTGCACTCACGATGGCCATTATGAGTTcttggtgatgccgtttggtctCACTAACGCCCCTGCTACCTTCCAGGCGCTAATGAATTCTATCTTCAGACCTTACCTTCGAAAGTTCATCTTAGTTTTCGTTGATGATATTTTGGTCTATAGCGCTAACATGCAGGAGAATTTGGAACATCTTGTGGTGGTGATGAAATTGTTTGCTGAACACCGGTTATTTGCCAACAAGAAGAAGTGCTTATTTGCTCAAAGACAAATTGATTACCTGGGACATATTATCAACTCTGAGGGCGTGTCTACTGACCCTGCTAAGACGGCAACTATGTCTCAATGGCCAGTTCCCAAGACAGTCAAGGAGCTTTGTGGTTTTCTTGGCCTGACTGGCTATTATCGCAGGTTTGTCCGCGGTTATGGCTCGTTAGCTCGACCACTTACAGAGCTTCTAAGAAGGATCAATTTCTTTGGAGTCAGGAGGCTCAGACCGCTTTTGAAGGGTTGA